Proteins encoded together in one Pseudomonas sp. Seg1 window:
- a CDS encoding DUF1266 domain-containing protein translates to MDEMEQRWLYALSAPLVALNPDADYAAPTYCFDLKHVDVEGGWGITTRAQLLDMLSTADTGHATSLNEAYRQWERCLPSEWQALLDTLDTRQRAFYELASRTFGECGSGGIRAWDIGRMGFLLRSAVLHGWIDLTESLWLHGRMAARARYYYDSWTSYLNGFVIGKAFWHCLGNKDEELAHEYDRQGDYIGTTVVIRKLDRDAREFFAQLPWDMPLHLPERPDSLGEFDWS, encoded by the coding sequence ATGGACGAAATGGAACAGCGCTGGCTATACGCGCTTTCTGCGCCTTTGGTCGCCCTCAATCCCGATGCCGACTACGCCGCCCCCACTTACTGCTTCGACCTCAAACACGTCGATGTCGAAGGCGGCTGGGGCATTACCACGCGCGCGCAATTGCTCGACATGTTGAGCACGGCCGACACCGGGCACGCGACCTCTTTGAACGAAGCCTACCGACAGTGGGAACGTTGTCTTCCGTCTGAATGGCAAGCCCTGCTAGACACGCTGGATACCCGCCAACGCGCCTTTTATGAGTTGGCCAGCCGTACGTTCGGCGAGTGTGGCTCTGGCGGTATTCGCGCCTGGGACATTGGCCGAATGGGCTTTCTGCTGCGCTCGGCGGTGCTGCACGGCTGGATCGATCTCACCGAAAGTCTCTGGCTGCACGGCCGCATGGCGGCGCGTGCGCGGTACTACTACGACAGTTGGACGAGTTACCTGAATGGCTTTGTCATCGGTAAAGCCTTCTGGCATTGCCTGGGCAATAAAGATGAGGAACTTGCCCACGAATACGATCGGCAAGGCGACTACATCGGCACCACGGTGGTCATCAGAAAGCTTGATCGCGATGCCCGCGAATTCTTTGCCCAGTTGCCCTGGGACATGCCCTTGCATCTGCCTGAAAGGCCCGACTCATTAGGGGAGTTCGACTGGTCATGA
- a CDS encoding DUF805 domain-containing protein, which produces MSCWIRLGIEPTKDNDVIRGAYRARLPQHHPETDPEGFQALREAYELAMRFAREQPDEAGEPVDDEASPADQTLADFEALLIDPTRRFSPAAWQAFNLELDRLPLDVLDDVCWPLLRELLDAGPISHACARLLAQRLGWASRMLDLAFDSARHVDEFLKRIAAPDPFDTSLMCHWPVVAQLEALWYVRTLNHLHHNASLDDFRYFASLHTCIPLPADDALVQRLAIQFSQAGIASKDFLDIISEQHRLAPDDVDWLYLLACQRSALGMEELALQAWVQLWREHHHPKAATWLLDLCARHQPQRLPLLIQAFDRLENFRDWSADLSDVTQEYGSPSQRPETLGRWFRARQLDLQGIADAFVEWRISGDELPLLAWLIIASDDPALQVLYQHAWALHRGDVPLLQRVMDAPEAPEILDQLVLEGFKYQADQQICWLTQAPIPRALHAFLTSEESVQLPPELQKGEPLELSLLWMRRLRAYDTRSLARLDEAFSLSKRDVVLDGLKLQAQLAEQGMLLPAIDNPDAVWEWHRQALYLLATLDEPTRWLGAQSAHCIDSMSVAREHPLARLQPLLCRLNREQGSASGLLGWLQAADPVHALLARKLFSVQEALDSARLLSNDRLYECMRSDISRFNEDLLGRMLLAGVLYHDPLLNAQQRKYLLESITEVVNPQDWFDGFRHSLIKGEPTRPPREVLEDDGVDYTDAFYLALDVLKDMARYGSAGVPRQKILMRMQQAKDNTHNGLGLRFAFSALLSWSERLLLAKGDTRPTPATAFWRLGTRLGREAFIGQVIGIVLLTPLLALFSGSMFSAFVVLAVALMLMLSAILRRLHDMGRGVASFLILAGLTPVLPFLPLVLFGFPGEKLPNRYGVPPDSDREDTLSGGLQAALRRLNG; this is translated from the coding sequence ATGAGCTGCTGGATTCGCTTGGGTATCGAGCCCACCAAAGACAATGACGTCATTCGCGGCGCCTATCGCGCGCGCTTGCCGCAACATCATCCTGAAACCGATCCGGAAGGATTTCAGGCATTGCGCGAAGCGTACGAGCTAGCAATGCGTTTCGCCCGTGAGCAGCCGGACGAGGCAGGCGAACCAGTCGATGACGAGGCGAGTCCTGCCGACCAGACACTGGCAGATTTCGAAGCGCTGCTGATCGATCCGACACGTCGCTTCAGTCCTGCAGCCTGGCAGGCATTCAACCTTGAGTTGGATCGCCTGCCTCTGGACGTGTTGGACGATGTTTGCTGGCCATTGTTGCGTGAGTTGCTCGACGCGGGACCGATTTCCCACGCCTGCGCACGCTTGTTGGCGCAGCGCCTGGGCTGGGCGAGCCGGATGCTCGATCTGGCTTTCGACAGCGCCCGACATGTCGATGAGTTCTTGAAGCGGATAGCCGCACCGGACCCGTTCGACACGTCGTTGATGTGCCATTGGCCCGTCGTCGCGCAGTTGGAAGCGCTCTGGTATGTGCGCACGCTGAATCATCTTCACCATAACGCTTCGCTCGACGATTTCCGCTATTTCGCCAGCCTGCACACCTGTATCCCGCTGCCTGCCGATGATGCGCTGGTGCAACGTCTGGCGATCCAGTTCAGTCAGGCCGGCATTGCCAGTAAAGACTTTCTCGACATCATCAGTGAGCAGCATCGGCTGGCGCCGGACGACGTTGACTGGCTTTATCTGCTGGCCTGTCAGCGCAGTGCGCTGGGCATGGAAGAGTTGGCGCTTCAGGCCTGGGTGCAACTCTGGCGAGAGCATCACCATCCCAAGGCCGCCACTTGGTTGCTGGATCTGTGCGCGCGTCATCAACCACAGCGCTTGCCGCTGCTGATCCAGGCGTTTGATCGTCTGGAAAACTTCCGCGACTGGTCCGCTGACCTCAGTGATGTCACCCAGGAATATGGCAGTCCTTCGCAGCGTCCGGAAACCTTGGGGCGCTGGTTTCGCGCGCGGCAGCTGGACTTGCAGGGCATCGCCGATGCCTTTGTCGAGTGGCGCATCAGCGGTGACGAACTACCTTTGCTGGCGTGGCTGATTATTGCCAGCGACGACCCGGCACTTCAGGTGCTGTACCAGCACGCCTGGGCTTTGCACCGCGGCGATGTGCCCTTGCTGCAACGCGTCATGGATGCGCCAGAGGCTCCTGAGATTCTTGATCAGCTGGTGCTGGAAGGCTTCAAGTACCAAGCCGATCAACAGATCTGCTGGTTGACCCAGGCCCCCATTCCGCGTGCCTTGCATGCGTTTCTGACCAGCGAAGAATCGGTGCAGCTGCCGCCGGAACTGCAAAAGGGCGAGCCGCTGGAGCTCAGCCTGCTGTGGATGCGCCGTTTGCGAGCCTATGACACGCGGTCGCTGGCCCGGCTGGACGAAGCATTCAGTCTGAGCAAGCGCGACGTCGTGCTCGATGGCTTGAAGCTGCAAGCGCAGTTGGCCGAGCAAGGCATGCTACTGCCGGCCATCGATAACCCTGACGCCGTCTGGGAATGGCATCGTCAGGCGCTGTACTTGCTGGCGACCCTCGACGAGCCGACACGTTGGCTGGGTGCGCAATCGGCGCACTGCATTGATTCGATGAGCGTTGCGCGTGAGCATCCATTGGCGCGTTTGCAGCCGCTGCTGTGTCGATTGAATCGCGAGCAGGGCAGCGCCAGTGGCCTGCTGGGCTGGCTGCAAGCAGCCGACCCGGTGCATGCCTTGCTCGCGCGTAAATTGTTCAGCGTCCAGGAAGCGCTCGACAGCGCAAGGCTGTTGAGCAATGACCGTTTGTACGAGTGCATGCGCAGCGACATCAGCCGTTTCAATGAGGATTTGCTCGGTCGCATGCTGTTGGCTGGGGTGCTGTATCACGATCCGCTGCTCAATGCGCAACAGCGCAAATACCTGCTTGAGAGCATCACCGAAGTCGTCAATCCACAGGATTGGTTCGACGGATTCCGCCACAGTCTGATCAAAGGTGAACCCACACGCCCGCCGCGTGAGGTGCTGGAGGATGACGGCGTTGATTACACCGACGCGTTTTACCTGGCGCTGGATGTGCTCAAGGATATGGCGCGTTACGGTAGCGCCGGGGTGCCGCGCCAGAAAATCCTGATGCGCATGCAGCAGGCCAAGGACAACACGCACAATGGCCTCGGCTTACGCTTTGCCTTTAGTGCATTACTGTCGTGGTCAGAGCGTTTGCTGTTGGCCAAGGGTGACACTCGGCCGACGCCTGCAACCGCGTTCTGGCGTCTTGGCACACGACTGGGGCGCGAGGCATTTATCGGTCAGGTGATTGGTATCGTGCTGCTTACGCCATTGCTGGCCTTGTTCAGTGGCTCGATGTTTTCCGCTTTCGTGGTATTGGCAGTGGCGCTGATGCTGATGCTCAGTGCCATTCTGAGGCGTCTGCACGACATGGGCCGAGGTGTTGCAAGCTTTCTGATTCTGGCCGGCCTGACCCCGGTCTTGCCATTTCTGCCGCTGGTGCTGTTCGGCTTTCCCGGTGAGAAGTTGCCCAACCGCTACGGTGTACCACCGGACAGTGATCGAGAAGACACGTTATCCGGTGGTTTGCAGGCCGCGTTGCGTCGACTCAACGGCTAG
- a CDS encoding molecular chaperone HscC has product MQDATLPRPALLGIDLGTTNSLIAVWQDGQARLIPNALGDVLTPSVVSLDEDDTILVGKAARARLTTHPERSAAAFKRFMGSDKQVELGSRQFSPEELSALVLGSLKQDAEAFLGHPVSEAVISVPAYFSDEQRKRTMFAAELAGLSVTRLINEPTAAAMAYGLHEQKFERTLIFDLGGGTFDVTVLEYALPLIEVHASTGDNFLGGEDFTAALLQACLKDWQLPPATVDAQAMASLGDALEQLKCKLGEGRQQLIWRHAEQTFEWSLDEAAAVKIWEPLLGRLRAPIEQALRDARLKPRDLDSLVLVGGATRMPAVQQLVATLFGRLPYRHLDPDTIVALGAATQAACKARDGAVEELILTDVCPYTLGISTMRGDDIKGAFSPIIERNTIIPTSRVERYHTTSPRQEFIRIAVYQGERPWVRDNIFIDAFDVTLTPSDHIQALDVRFSYDINGLLEVDVTLLETGERHSHSIDRSPTGLDEQSRQASHERLTSLKIHPRDALPNRTLLARLERAWMQSLGDDRQRIAEWLDSFTSVLGGQRSEEIASHRSQLNKVLDELRL; this is encoded by the coding sequence ATGCAGGATGCAACCCTTCCCCGCCCGGCCCTGCTGGGCATCGACCTTGGCACCACCAACAGCTTGATCGCCGTCTGGCAGGACGGTCAGGCGCGGTTGATTCCCAACGCCCTCGGAGATGTGTTGACCCCGTCGGTGGTCAGCCTCGACGAAGACGACACGATTCTGGTGGGCAAAGCCGCCCGCGCCCGCCTGACCACACACCCGGAGCGCAGCGCTGCGGCCTTCAAGCGGTTTATGGGCAGTGACAAACAAGTCGAACTCGGCAGTCGTCAGTTCAGCCCCGAGGAGCTTTCGGCGCTGGTGCTCGGCTCACTCAAGCAGGACGCCGAAGCTTTTCTTGGCCACCCCGTCTCGGAAGCGGTGATTTCCGTACCGGCGTATTTCAGTGACGAGCAACGCAAACGCACAATGTTTGCCGCTGAACTGGCCGGACTGTCCGTCACGCGCCTGATCAACGAGCCGACCGCCGCGGCCATGGCTTATGGGCTGCATGAACAGAAATTCGAACGCACGCTGATCTTCGATCTGGGCGGCGGCACCTTCGATGTCACGGTGCTGGAATACGCGCTGCCGCTGATCGAGGTGCATGCGTCCACCGGCGACAATTTTCTCGGTGGCGAAGACTTCACCGCCGCGTTGCTGCAAGCCTGCCTCAAGGACTGGCAACTGCCCCCTGCAACGGTCGACGCGCAAGCCATGGCCAGCCTTGGCGATGCGCTGGAGCAGCTCAAGTGCAAACTGGGCGAAGGCAGACAGCAACTGATCTGGCGGCACGCCGAGCAGACATTCGAGTGGTCGCTGGACGAAGCCGCTGCGGTGAAAATCTGGGAACCGCTGCTTGGCCGTTTGCGCGCACCGATCGAACAGGCCCTACGCGATGCCCGGCTCAAGCCACGCGACCTCGACAGTCTGGTGCTAGTGGGTGGCGCCACGCGGATGCCGGCGGTGCAGCAATTGGTCGCCACGCTGTTCGGGCGCCTGCCTTACCGTCATCTTGATCCGGACACGATTGTTGCGCTTGGTGCGGCGACGCAAGCGGCGTGCAAGGCCCGCGATGGCGCGGTAGAAGAACTGATCCTGACCGATGTCTGCCCGTACACGCTGGGGATTTCGACCATGCGCGGCGATGACATCAAAGGCGCGTTCTCACCCATCATCGAACGCAACACCATCATTCCGACGTCACGCGTGGAGCGCTACCACACGACCTCGCCTAGGCAGGAATTCATCCGCATTGCGGTTTATCAGGGTGAACGGCCGTGGGTGCGCGACAACATTTTCATCGACGCCTTCGATGTCACGCTGACACCCAGCGATCACATCCAGGCGCTGGACGTGCGCTTCAGTTACGACATCAATGGTTTGCTCGAAGTCGACGTCACGTTGCTGGAAACAGGCGAACGCCATAGCCACAGCATCGACCGCAGCCCTACCGGGCTTGACGAGCAATCGCGCCAGGCCAGCCATGAACGCCTGACCAGCCTGAAAATACACCCCCGCGATGCCCTGCCCAACCGCACCCTGCTGGCGCGACTGGAACGTGCATGGATGCAAAGCCTCGGCGACGACCGGCAGCGTATCGCCGAGTGGCTGGACAGTTTCACCTCGGTGCTGGGTGGTCAGCGATCGGAAGAAATCGCCAGCCACCGTTCACAACTCAACAAAGTGCTGGATGAGCTGCGTCTCTAG
- a CDS encoding PAS domain S-box protein, translating into MPKSVDRIPPMPRIQAIDPRRSEQSWESAPQLLAALNGARLGAWYWDIERGQISWSRGTQALFGFDPRQPLPEDLEYLDLLPPEDRAKTVRAFHAVIAGAPLEQAMHHRIRWPDGSLHWLEINGSLLPDKNGRPRMIGVIREITHQRQREQALSSSEKRFATLFHLCPNMVLLTRQEDGLISEANQYFESLFGWPVQSAIGRTTLELGLWVHPEQRAELVKKTKAKGELVSMEVQFRESNGQIHDGILSAQKVELEGQPYLLSTFLDTTERKAAEHALKDSQERLDLALDSAQLGTWDWHIPSGMLYGSARAAQLHGLEPIPFHESFDEFFEGVPGEERDSMRDAYRSLREGPAGNYQLTYRVQLPDGSSRYLESRARLYRDDNGAPLRMAGTLLDITDQVEREQRLVASEEKFATLFQVSPDPICVTRQDSGEFIEINSSFTQTFGWSAADVIGRTAEDIGLWDASAKSLQRIERVIREQGLSNVAIIVQHKDGQSLTCVISSRQISVGNQPCIVTTLRDITQQQRSEAALKASEEKFAKAFHSSPDAITITERDTGRYLEVNDGFCRLTGYRADEVVGKTVYQVGIWAEEKQRSALLAELQIKGRVHHQEMLGRNKRGELLTLEVSVEPITLNETACLLLTARDVSLLKNAEAQIRHLAYHDPLTNLPNRALLMDRLSQQIALLKRHNLRGALLFLDLDHFKHINDSLGHPVGDTVLKIITARLEASVRMEDTVARLGGDEFVVLLSGLEGSRNEVSAQVRELADTIRELLSEPMFLDGQRLQVTPSIGVALIPDHGSTPTDLLKRADIALYRAKDSGRNTTQMYHNTMQKAASERLRMETDLRLALSRGEFKVHFQPQVDARDNRIIGAEALVRWNHPELGAQSPTEFIKVLEDSGLILEVGTWILDEACDAFKQLIATDLINPFDFSLCVNISPRQFRQNDFVERIEHSMISHGLPCTLLKLEITEGIVIQNLEDTISKMRRLKKLGVSFAMDDFGTGYSSLTYLKRLPVDTLKIDQSFIRDATTDPNDAEIIRAIVAMARSLELEVIAEGVETPEQLAFLQGLGCHLYQGYLHSRPLPLEDLKKLLP; encoded by the coding sequence ATGCCGAAATCTGTTGACCGAATTCCGCCGATGCCGCGCATTCAAGCCATTGACCCGCGACGTTCCGAGCAGAGCTGGGAGAGCGCGCCGCAATTGCTCGCCGCGCTCAACGGCGCTCGGCTCGGCGCCTGGTATTGGGACATCGAGCGCGGGCAGATCAGTTGGTCACGGGGCACCCAGGCATTGTTCGGCTTCGATCCGCGCCAGCCACTGCCGGAAGATCTTGAATACCTCGATTTGCTGCCGCCGGAAGACCGCGCGAAAACCGTCCGCGCCTTCCATGCAGTGATTGCCGGCGCGCCGCTGGAACAGGCGATGCATCACCGCATCCGCTGGCCCGATGGCAGCCTGCATTGGCTGGAGATCAACGGCAGCCTGCTTCCGGACAAAAACGGCCGCCCCCGAATGATCGGGGTGATTCGCGAAATCACCCACCAGCGTCAACGCGAACAGGCCCTGAGCAGCTCGGAGAAACGTTTCGCCACCCTGTTTCACCTGTGCCCGAACATGGTCTTGCTCACCCGCCAGGAAGACGGCCTGATCAGCGAGGCCAACCAGTATTTTGAAAGCCTGTTCGGCTGGCCGGTGCAGAGCGCGATTGGCCGCACCACTCTGGAGCTGGGCCTGTGGGTGCACCCCGAGCAACGCGCCGAACTGGTCAAGAAAACCAAGGCCAAGGGCGAACTGGTCAGCATGGAAGTGCAGTTTCGTGAGAGTAACGGGCAGATTCACGACGGCATTCTCAGCGCCCAGAAAGTCGAGCTCGAAGGCCAGCCGTATCTGCTCAGCACCTTCCTCGACACCACCGAGCGCAAAGCCGCCGAACACGCCCTGAAAGACAGCCAGGAACGCCTCGATCTCGCGCTGGATTCGGCGCAGCTGGGCACCTGGGACTGGCACATCCCCAGCGGTATGCTCTATGGCTCGGCGCGCGCCGCGCAATTGCACGGGCTGGAGCCGATACCGTTTCATGAATCGTTCGACGAGTTTTTCGAAGGCGTGCCCGGCGAAGAGCGCGATAGCATGCGCGACGCCTATCGCAGCCTGCGCGAAGGCCCGGCGGGCAATTACCAACTGACGTATCGCGTGCAACTGCCGGACGGCAGCTCACGCTATCTGGAAAGCCGTGCACGCCTCTATCGCGACGACAACGGTGCGCCGCTGCGCATGGCCGGCACGCTGTTGGACATCACCGATCAGGTCGAGCGCGAACAGCGGCTGGTGGCGTCCGAAGAGAAATTTGCCACGCTGTTCCAGGTCAGCCCCGACCCGATCTGCGTGACACGGCAGGACAGCGGCGAATTCATCGAAATCAACTCAAGCTTCACCCAGACTTTCGGCTGGAGCGCCGCCGACGTGATCGGCCGCACCGCCGAAGACATCGGTCTGTGGGACGCCTCGGCGAAAAGCCTGCAACGCATCGAACGGGTGATCCGTGAACAGGGCCTGAGCAATGTTGCGATTATTGTTCAGCACAAGGACGGCCAGTCGCTGACCTGCGTGATTTCCAGCCGGCAGATCAGCGTCGGCAATCAGCCCTGCATTGTCACCACTCTGCGCGACATCACGCAGCAGCAACGCTCGGAGGCCGCCCTCAAGGCCAGCGAGGAGAAATTCGCCAAGGCCTTTCACTCAAGCCCGGACGCAATCACCATCACCGAACGCGATACCGGACGCTATCTGGAGGTCAACGACGGTTTCTGTCGCCTTACCGGCTATCGCGCCGATGAAGTGGTTGGCAAAACCGTGTATCAGGTCGGCATCTGGGCCGAGGAGAAACAACGTTCTGCGCTGCTGGCCGAACTGCAGATCAAGGGCCGCGTGCACCATCAGGAAATGCTCGGGCGCAACAAGCGCGGGGAATTGCTGACGCTGGAAGTGTCGGTCGAACCGATCACCCTGAATGAAACGGCATGCCTGCTGCTGACCGCCCGCGACGTCAGCCTGCTGAAAAACGCCGAAGCACAGATTCGCCATCTGGCCTACCACGACCCGCTGACCAACCTGCCCAACCGTGCGCTGCTGATGGATCGCCTGAGCCAGCAGATCGCCCTGCTCAAGCGCCACAACCTGCGCGGTGCGCTGCTGTTTCTTGACCTCGACCATTTCAAACACATCAACGACTCGCTTGGCCACCCGGTCGGCGACACCGTGCTGAAAATCATCACCGCTCGGCTAGAAGCCAGCGTGCGCATGGAAGACACGGTCGCACGTCTGGGCGGCGATGAGTTCGTGGTGCTGCTCAGCGGCCTGGAAGGCTCGCGCAACGAAGTCAGCGCGCAGGTGCGCGAACTGGCCGACACCATCCGTGAATTGCTTTCGGAGCCGATGTTCCTTGACGGTCAACGCCTGCAAGTGACGCCGAGCATCGGCGTGGCACTGATTCCCGACCACGGCTCGACCCCGACCGACCTGCTCAAGCGTGCCGACATCGCCCTGTACCGGGCCAAGGATTCCGGGCGCAACACCACGCAGATGTACCACAACACCATGCAGAAAGCGGCCAGCGAACGGCTGCGCATGGAGACCGACTTGCGCCTGGCCTTGTCTCGTGGCGAATTCAAGGTGCATTTCCAGCCACAGGTCGACGCACGGGACAACCGCATCATCGGCGCCGAAGCCCTGGTGCGCTGGAATCACCCGGAGCTCGGTGCACAATCGCCGACCGAGTTCATCAAGGTGCTGGAAGACAGCGGCCTGATTCTGGAAGTGGGCACCTGGATCCTCGACGAAGCCTGCGATGCGTTCAAACAACTGATCGCCACAGACCTGATCAACCCTTTCGACTTCAGCCTGTGCGTGAATATCAGCCCACGCCAGTTCCGCCAGAACGACTTCGTCGAACGCATCGAACACAGCATGATCAGCCACGGCCTGCCCTGCACGCTGCTGAAACTGGAAATCACCGAAGGCATCGTCATTCAGAATCTGGAAGACACCATCAGCAAAATGCGTCGCTTGAAAAAACTCGGCGTGAGCTTCGCCATGGACGACTTTGGCACCGGTTATTCGTCGTTGACCTACCTCAAGCGCTTGCCGGTGGACACGCTGAAAATCGACCAGTCGTTCATCCGCGATGCAACCACCGACCCGAACGACGCGGAGATCATCCGCGCCATTGTCGCCATGGCCCGCAGCCTCGAACTCGAAGTGATTGCCGAAGGCGTGGAGACGCCGGAGCAACTGGCGTTCCTGCAAGGCCTGGGTTGCCACTTGTATCAGGGTTATCTGCACAGTCGGCCCCTGCCGCTGGAGGACTTGAAAAAACTGCTGCCCTGA
- a CDS encoding LysR family transcriptional regulator, translating into MDLANLNAFIAIAETGSFSGAGERLHLTQPAISKRIAGLEQQLKVRLFDRLGREVGLTEAGRALLPRAYQILNVLDDTRRALTNLTGEVSGRLTLATSHHIGLHRLPPLLREFTRRYPQVALDIQFLDSEVAYEEILHGRAELAVITLAPEPHTLVKATPVWDDPLDFVVAPEHSLISNGAVSLADIAGHPAVFPGGNTFTHHIVQRLFEAQGLTPNIAMSTNYLETIKMMVSIGLAWSVLPRTMLDDQVASIALPGIQLSRQLGYIVHTERTLSNAARAFMALLDAQIDLPGTLG; encoded by the coding sequence TTGGATCTGGCCAACCTCAACGCTTTTATCGCGATTGCCGAGACCGGCAGCTTCTCCGGCGCCGGCGAACGGCTGCACCTGACGCAACCGGCCATCAGCAAGCGCATTGCCGGACTGGAGCAACAACTGAAGGTGCGACTGTTCGATCGCCTCGGTCGTGAAGTCGGCCTGACCGAAGCCGGCCGCGCCCTGCTGCCGCGGGCTTATCAGATTCTCAATGTGCTGGACGACACACGTCGGGCGCTGACCAATCTGACCGGTGAAGTCAGCGGCCGGCTGACGCTGGCCACCAGTCACCACATCGGCCTGCACCGTTTGCCACCGTTATTAAGGGAATTCACCCGCCGCTACCCACAAGTCGCGCTGGATATTCAGTTCCTCGATTCGGAAGTGGCCTACGAGGAAATTCTCCATGGCCGTGCGGAGCTGGCGGTCATTACCCTGGCGCCGGAGCCGCACACGCTGGTCAAAGCCACGCCGGTCTGGGACGACCCGCTGGATTTCGTGGTCGCCCCCGAGCATTCGCTGATCAGCAATGGCGCCGTCAGTCTGGCGGACATTGCCGGTCATCCGGCGGTTTTCCCCGGCGGCAACACATTTACACACCATATTGTCCAACGATTGTTCGAGGCCCAGGGGCTGACGCCGAACATCGCCATGAGCACCAACTATCTGGAAACCATCAAGATGATGGTCTCCATCGGCCTGGCCTGGAGCGTGTTACCGCGCACCATGCTCGATGATCAGGTGGCAAGCATCGCTTTGCCGGGCATACAGCTCAGTCGCCAGCTAGGCTATATCGTGCACACCGAACGGACGCTATCGAATGCGGCAAGAGCATTTATGGCCTTGCTGGATGCTCAAATCGATCTGCCAGGGACTCTGGGCTAA